A region of Silurus meridionalis isolate SWU-2019-XX chromosome 17, ASM1480568v1, whole genome shotgun sequence DNA encodes the following proteins:
- the gabrd gene encoding gamma-aminobutyric acid receptor subunit delta: MEATFMLSMVFSIILMGNELTRAMLNDIGDYVGTDIEISWLPNLDDLMKGYARNFRPGIGGPPVNVAMAIEVASIDHISEANMEYTMTVFLRQSWRDDRLSYNHTNKTLGLDSRFVDKLWVPDTFIVNAKSAWFHDVTVENKLIRLQPDGVILYSSRITSTVACDMDLTKYPMDEQECMLDLESYGYSSEDITYYWSDSQKHIHGLDKLELSQFTITDYRFITEMLNFKSAGHFPRLSLHFQLRRNRGVYIIQSYMPSILLVAMSWVSFWISQSAVPARVSLGITTVLTMTTLMVSARSSLPRASAIKALDVYFWICYVFVFAALIEYAFAHYNADYSKKEKAKVKVKKTTESMVKNGKQAMVLFSLSVTGMNQGLVVSNRQNRGQTETPVEPQEEAETVKSEGSEERKCCKCKPIDADTIDIYARAVFPFTFAVVNVIYWVAYTM; this comes from the exons ATGGAAGCGACGTTCATGCTGTCGATGGTTTTCTCCATTATCCTCATGGGGAACGAATTGACCAG ggCCATGCTAAATGACATCGGTGACTATGTAGGAACAGATATTGAGATCTCCTGGTTGCCTAATTTGGATGATTTAATGAAGGGCTATGCTCGAAACTTTCGTCCAGGAATTGGAG GACCTCCAGTGAATGTTGCCATGGCTATTGAAGTCGCCAGCATCGATCACATCTCAGAAGCCAACATG GAATATACAATGACTGTGTTTCTGCGTCAGAGCTGGCGAGATGATCGTCTTTCTTACAACCACACGAACAAGACCCTGGGGCTGGACAGCCGTTTTGTAGATAAACTCTGGGTTCCAGACACGTTTATTGTCAATGCCAAATCGGCCTGGTTCCATGACGTCACTGTTGAGAACAAGCTCATACGGTTACAGCCTGATGGTGTCATCCTCTACAGTAGCCG AATCACATCCACAGTAGCCTGTGACATGGATCTAACCAAATACCCAATGGATGAACAGGAGTGCATGCTGGACCTTGAGAGCT ATGGCTACTCTTCTGAAGACATCACTTATTACTGGTCAGACAGCCAGAAACATATTCATGGCCTGGACAAACTTGAACTGTCCCAGTTTACTATCACAGACTACCGCTTTATCACTGAGATGTTGAACTTCAAATCGG CTGGACATTTCCCTCGGCTCAGTTTGCACTTCCAGTTGAGGCGGAATCGAGGAGTGTACATCAtccagtcctacatgccctcAATCCTTCTGGTTGCAATGTCCTGGGTGTCTTTCTGGATCAGCCAATCAGCTGTTCCCGCAAGAGTATCACTTg GAATCACTACTGTGCTGACTATGACGACACTGATGGTGAGCGCCCGCTCGTCCTTGCCACGTGCCTCCGCCATTAAAGCCCTGGACGTGTATTTCTGGATCTGCTACGTGTTTGTGTTTGCTGCCCTGATTGAGTACGCCTTCGCTCACTACAATGCCGATTACAGCAAGAAGGAGAAGGCCAAAGTTAAAGTCAAGAAGACTACAGAG TCCATGGTGAAGAACGGAAAGCAGGCCATGGTCCTCTTCTCGCTGTCAGTGACAGGCATGAATCAAGGCCTTGTGGTCTCTAACCGGCAGAACCGCGGCCAAACAGAGACACCGGTAGAGCCTCAAGAAGAGGCAGAAACAGTTAAGTCAGAGGGCAGCGAGGAGAGGAAGTGCTGCAAGTGCAAACCAATCGACGCTGACACGATCGACATCTACGCAAGGGCTgtctttcctttcactttcGCCGTGGTCAATGTCATCTACTGGGTGGCTTATACCATGTGA